A region from the Gossypium hirsutum isolate 1008001.06 chromosome A08, Gossypium_hirsutum_v2.1, whole genome shotgun sequence genome encodes:
- the LOC107948140 gene encoding protein HLB1 isoform X1 — translation MSETIEGSELQNGFQPQPRPEPEPESELKVESQPEQQPEEELKPEPVVTDVDPKPEPNNESSIQSNETTKQASTDQVAPPGRRKDDENRTFTMRELLSELKSDEDDAGSPYSQENTQCQSYQNNAAMELINSVTGTDEEGRSRQRILIYAARRYATALERNPEDYDALYNWALVLQESADNVSPDSTSPSKDALLEEACKKYDEATRLCPTLHDAFYNWAIAISDRAKMRGRTKEAEELWEQATKNYEKAVQLNWNSPQALNNWGLALQELSAIVPAREKQKIVRTAISKFRAAIQLQFDFHRAIYNLGTVLYGLAEDTLRQGSPNLKEVSPDELYSQSAIYIAAAHALKPNYSVYSSALRLVRSMLPLPHLKDGYLTAPPAGNSMAPHGAWKRTEFFLNHEALQQVIRVDQRQITRSLSGRTSDVTDMDKRAIRVDIPDIVSVSACADLTLPPGAGLCIDTTSGQVFLVADSWESLDGWLDAIRLVYTIYARGKTDILAGIITG, via the exons ATGTCCGAAACGATTGAGGGATCCGAACTTCAAAATGGTTTCCAGCCACAACCCCGGCCCGAGCCCGAACCGGAATCGGAATTGAAAGTAGAATCTCAACCTGAACAACAACCGGAAGAGGAACTGAAACCGGAACCTGTGGTAACTGATGTCGATCCGAAGCCGGAGCCGAACAATGAGAGCTCGATCCAATCGAATGAGACGACCAAACAAGCTTCAACCGACCAAGTTGCTCCTCCAGGGCGGCGTAAAGATGACGAGAACCGGACTTTCACGATGAGAGAATTGCTAAGTGAATTGAAAAGCGACGAAGATGATGCAGGTTCTCCTTACAG TCAAGAAAACACGCAATGTCAGTCCTACCAAAATAATGCTGCAATGGAGTTGATCAATAGTGTCACTGGTACTGATGAGGAAGGCAGGTCTCGTCAACGGATTCTTATATATGCTGCCAGGAG GTATGCTACTGCACTGGAGAGAAACCCAGAAGATTATGATGCTCTCTACAATTGGGCATTGGTTCTTCAG GAAAGTGCAGATAATGTTAGTCCAGATTCTACTTCACCTTCTAAAGATGCCTTGCTAGAGGAGGCTTGTAAAAAGTATGACGAGGCTACTCGTCTTTGCCCAACACTTCATGAT GCTTTCTACAACTGGGCTATAGCAATCTCTGATCGAGCAAAAATGCGTGGTCGGACCAAAGAGGCTGAAGAACTATGGGAGCAG GCAACAAAAAACTATGAAAAAGCTGTCCAGCTCAACTGGAATAGCCCCCAG GCTCTAAACAATTGGGGACTTGCTCTTCAG GAACTCAGTGCAATTGTTCCAGCTCGGGAGAAGCAAAAAATTGTCAGGACTGCAATTAGTAAG TTTCGTGCTGCAATACAGTTGCAATTTGATTTCCATCGAGCAATATACAACCTTGGAACTGTTCTG TATGGACTAGCTGAGGATACCTTAAGACAAGGTTCGCCGAATCTGAAAGAAGTTTCCCCAGATGAGCTGTATAGCCAGTCTGCTATCTATATTGCGGCTGCTCATGCACTGAAACCAAATTACTCG GTTTACAGCAGTGCCTTGAGGCTTGTTCGTTCAATG TTACCTTTACCCCATCTTAAGGATGGTTATCTTACTGCACCACCAGCAGGAAATTCAATGGCTCCTCATGGTGCTTGGAAGAGAACAGAGTTCTTTTTGAATCATGAAGCACTTCAACAG GTCATCAGGGTTGATCAGAGACAAATTACCCGGAGCCTCTCTGGAAGAACTTCAGATGTAACAGATATGGACAAAAGGGCTATAAGAGTTGATATTCCAGATATTGTTTCTGTATCAGCATGTGCTGATCTGACTTTACCCCCAGGTGCAGGTCTCTGTATCGATACCACCTCTGGTCAAGTTTTCTTG GTTGCTGACTCGTGGGAATCACTAGACGGATGGCTTGACGCCATCCGCTTAGTTTACACAATTTATGCACGAGGTAAGACTGATATTCTGGCGGGTATCATTACGGGCTAA
- the LOC107948140 gene encoding protein HLB1 isoform X2, translated as MSETIEGSELQNGFQPQPRPEPEPESELKVESQPEQQPEEELKPEPVVTDVDPKPEPNNESSIQSNETTKQASTDQVAPPGRRKDDENRTFTMRELLSELKSDEDDAGSPYSQENTQCQSYQNNAAMELINSVTGTDEEGRSRQRILIYAARRYATALERNPEDYDALYNWALVLQESADNVSPDSTSPSKDALLEEACKKYDEATRLCPTLHDAFYNWAIAISDRAKMRGRTKEAEELWEQATKNYEKAVQLNWNSPQALNNWGLALQELSAIVPAREKQKIVRTAISKFRAAIQLQFDFHRAIYNLGTVLYGLAEDTLRQGSPNLKEVSPDELYSQSAIYIAAAHALKPNYSVYSSALRLVRSMLPLPHLKDGYLTAPPAGNSMAPHGAWKRTEFFLNHEALQQICSDIDYVSPCPCPCPCPYPLQFFQWSRSSGLIRDKLPGASLEELQM; from the exons ATGTCCGAAACGATTGAGGGATCCGAACTTCAAAATGGTTTCCAGCCACAACCCCGGCCCGAGCCCGAACCGGAATCGGAATTGAAAGTAGAATCTCAACCTGAACAACAACCGGAAGAGGAACTGAAACCGGAACCTGTGGTAACTGATGTCGATCCGAAGCCGGAGCCGAACAATGAGAGCTCGATCCAATCGAATGAGACGACCAAACAAGCTTCAACCGACCAAGTTGCTCCTCCAGGGCGGCGTAAAGATGACGAGAACCGGACTTTCACGATGAGAGAATTGCTAAGTGAATTGAAAAGCGACGAAGATGATGCAGGTTCTCCTTACAG TCAAGAAAACACGCAATGTCAGTCCTACCAAAATAATGCTGCAATGGAGTTGATCAATAGTGTCACTGGTACTGATGAGGAAGGCAGGTCTCGTCAACGGATTCTTATATATGCTGCCAGGAG GTATGCTACTGCACTGGAGAGAAACCCAGAAGATTATGATGCTCTCTACAATTGGGCATTGGTTCTTCAG GAAAGTGCAGATAATGTTAGTCCAGATTCTACTTCACCTTCTAAAGATGCCTTGCTAGAGGAGGCTTGTAAAAAGTATGACGAGGCTACTCGTCTTTGCCCAACACTTCATGAT GCTTTCTACAACTGGGCTATAGCAATCTCTGATCGAGCAAAAATGCGTGGTCGGACCAAAGAGGCTGAAGAACTATGGGAGCAG GCAACAAAAAACTATGAAAAAGCTGTCCAGCTCAACTGGAATAGCCCCCAG GCTCTAAACAATTGGGGACTTGCTCTTCAG GAACTCAGTGCAATTGTTCCAGCTCGGGAGAAGCAAAAAATTGTCAGGACTGCAATTAGTAAG TTTCGTGCTGCAATACAGTTGCAATTTGATTTCCATCGAGCAATATACAACCTTGGAACTGTTCTG TATGGACTAGCTGAGGATACCTTAAGACAAGGTTCGCCGAATCTGAAAGAAGTTTCCCCAGATGAGCTGTATAGCCAGTCTGCTATCTATATTGCGGCTGCTCATGCACTGAAACCAAATTACTCG GTTTACAGCAGTGCCTTGAGGCTTGTTCGTTCAATG TTACCTTTACCCCATCTTAAGGATGGTTATCTTACTGCACCACCAGCAGGAAATTCAATGGCTCCTCATGGTGCTTGGAAGAGAACAGAGTTCTTTTTGAATCATGAAGCACTTCAACAG ATCTGCTCAGACATTGATTACGTTTCTCCATGTCCATGTCCATGTCCATGTCCGTATCCTCTTCAATTTTTCCAATGGAGCAGGTCATCAGGGTTGATCAGAGACAAATTACCCGGAGCCTCTCTGGAAGAACTTCAGATGTAA